A portion of the Sphaerochaeta pleomorpha str. Grapes genome contains these proteins:
- a CDS encoding glycoside hydrolase family 30 protein codes for MKEYQLRSSNVACVWKETAGQETTSSYGVALNGQSYQGMLGFGGCFNELGYTALEKLDSGHRKNLMEELFKEASFNVCRLPIGANDYAKNWYSLDECPGDFDLKEFSIERDKQILIPYIKEALAVNKDMVLFASPWSPPTWLKNPPVYNWGKLIWEKQYLETYAQYFVRFVQEYAKAGVQVNQIHVQNEPVANQKFPSCMWTGEELKVFIRDYLGPAFREAGIDSEIWLGTINAPGCDYRKLLFDKWAEEDYDYFANTVLSDPKALSFISGVSYQWGGKIAIQRTFESWWPRIRLMQSENECGFADNTWDYAFYTWTMLKHYLTNGAESYLYWNIVLEEGGFSTWGDPQNSMVTVHQDGTYTLNPDYYIMKHFSSIIQRGAVRLGLTGPWAADTLIFCNPDGSYAVELFNPFETEKEVVVQLDGKSIAFTLPGRSVSSVVL; via the coding sequence ATGAAAGAATATCAATTGAGAAGTTCTAATGTTGCATGCGTCTGGAAGGAAACCGCAGGCCAGGAAACAACCAGTTCATATGGGGTTGCCTTAAATGGGCAATCCTACCAAGGCATGCTGGGGTTCGGAGGGTGTTTCAATGAACTGGGCTATACTGCATTGGAAAAGCTCGATTCAGGACACCGAAAAAACCTGATGGAGGAGCTTTTCAAAGAAGCCTCTTTCAATGTCTGCCGTTTACCTATAGGGGCAAACGACTATGCAAAGAACTGGTATTCACTCGATGAATGCCCAGGAGACTTCGACCTGAAGGAATTTTCCATCGAGCGGGATAAACAGATACTCATTCCTTATATCAAGGAAGCCTTGGCTGTGAACAAGGATATGGTATTATTCGCTTCTCCTTGGAGTCCACCAACTTGGTTGAAGAACCCTCCGGTATACAATTGGGGTAAATTAATCTGGGAAAAACAGTATTTGGAAACCTATGCCCAATATTTCGTACGTTTTGTCCAGGAATATGCAAAGGCAGGAGTCCAGGTTAATCAAATCCATGTACAGAATGAACCAGTGGCAAACCAAAAGTTCCCTTCCTGCATGTGGACAGGAGAGGAGCTGAAAGTCTTTATCAGGGATTACCTTGGACCAGCCTTCAGAGAAGCTGGCATCGATTCCGAGATTTGGCTGGGTACGATCAATGCCCCAGGGTGTGACTACAGGAAGTTGCTCTTTGACAAATGGGCAGAGGAAGATTATGACTATTTTGCCAATACGGTACTTTCAGACCCCAAGGCCTTGAGCTTCATCAGTGGCGTTTCGTATCAATGGGGCGGGAAGATTGCAATCCAGAGGACGTTCGAGAGCTGGTGGCCCCGTATCCGGCTGATGCAATCGGAAAACGAGTGCGGTTTCGCTGATAACACCTGGGACTATGCCTTCTATACATGGACAATGCTCAAACACTACCTGACCAACGGGGCGGAAAGCTACTTGTACTGGAACATCGTACTTGAAGAGGGTGGATTCAGCACCTGGGGGGATCCCCAGAATTCCATGGTGACAGTACATCAAGACGGTACATACACCCTCAATCCTGATTACTATATCATGAAACACTTTTCCTCCATTATCCAACGGGGGGCCGTACGCTTAGGTCTCACTGGTCCTTGGGCCGCCGATACCTTGATTTTTTGCAACCCCGATGGCTCCTATGCTGTTGAACTCTTCAATCCCTTTGAAACAGAGAAAGAAGTGGTGGTACAGTTGGACGGGAAATCAATCGCGTTTACCCTGCCAGGACGATCAGTCAGTAGCGTGGTACTTTGA
- a CDS encoding glycoside hydrolase family 30 protein, which yields MHTNLYVTSRGEGTPLEKMSIIPGIIDDGGIELNIINIYQQVTFQKLQGFGGAITEAVGSVLAALPEEQASTILRSCFSSEGLAYRFVRTSIDSCDFSLSEYCAGKQDESFSLERDEISIIPWIKKAYEIAEEAFAVMLSPWSPPAYMKSNGQRCQGGSLKDEYKTQWAEYICRYIKAYRDQGIRVACLSIQNEPNANQKWESCLYTGAEEKDFLQTYLYPALQKSHLEDIEIFVWDHNKERLFDRAAACIDEKTDPMVAGFAFHWYSGDHFDALRLVKKRYPSKRLLFSEGCIEYSRYDKGNQLYNAQKYGHEIIGNLNAGMDTFIDWNIVLESNGGPNHCNNFCEAPIFVNRETNEIIYNLSYRYIWHFSHFIQPGAVHIASTGFDSTVESVAFRNPEGSYVVVIMNRSQKEQPINLRMAGSLYSFVLAKDSIATAVLSAGDQ from the coding sequence ATGCATACAAACCTTTATGTCACCTCAAGGGGAGAGGGAACTCCTCTTGAAAAAATGTCGATTATCCCCGGAATTATCGATGATGGAGGAATCGAACTGAACATCATCAATATATATCAGCAGGTAACCTTTCAAAAGCTTCAGGGTTTTGGGGGAGCAATTACCGAAGCAGTAGGTTCTGTCCTGGCTGCTTTACCCGAAGAACAAGCCTCAACCATCCTTCGCAGTTGTTTCAGCTCCGAAGGATTGGCGTACCGTTTTGTCAGGACCAGCATTGACAGTTGTGATTTTTCCCTCTCTGAATACTGTGCAGGAAAACAGGACGAAAGTTTTTCCCTGGAAAGAGACGAGATTTCCATTATTCCCTGGATAAAAAAGGCTTATGAGATTGCAGAGGAGGCCTTTGCTGTCATGCTTAGTCCCTGGTCACCCCCTGCCTATATGAAAAGCAACGGCCAACGCTGCCAGGGCGGTTCCTTGAAAGACGAATATAAGACGCAATGGGCCGAGTATATATGTCGGTATATCAAGGCATACCGTGACCAAGGGATTCGAGTTGCATGCCTATCTATACAGAATGAACCCAATGCAAACCAGAAATGGGAAAGTTGCCTTTACACAGGAGCTGAAGAAAAAGATTTTTTGCAAACCTACCTCTACCCTGCTCTACAGAAGTCACATTTGGAGGATATTGAAATTTTTGTGTGGGATCATAATAAAGAACGTCTTTTTGACCGTGCAGCAGCATGCATCGACGAAAAGACCGACCCGATGGTGGCGGGTTTTGCCTTCCACTGGTATAGCGGTGACCATTTCGATGCCTTGCGTCTGGTCAAAAAGCGGTATCCCTCCAAGCGGTTGCTCTTCAGCGAAGGGTGCATCGAATATAGCCGTTATGACAAGGGCAACCAGTTGTACAATGCCCAGAAGTATGGGCATGAGATAATAGGGAACCTGAATGCAGGTATGGATACGTTCATCGATTGGAATATCGTACTTGAAAGCAATGGAGGGCCAAATCACTGTAACAACTTCTGCGAGGCGCCTATTTTTGTCAATCGGGAAACCAATGAGATTATCTATAATCTTTCTTACCGGTATATCTGGCATTTCAGCCATTTCATACAGCCTGGGGCTGTACATATAGCCTCCACAGGTTTTGACTCCACAGTTGAATCTGTGGCTTTCCGAAACCCTGAGGGTTCTTATGTCGTGGTAATAATGAATAGGAGTCAGAAAGAGCAGCCTATCAATTTGCGTATGGCAGGGTCTTTGTATTCCTTTGTCCTTGCCAAGGACAGTATTGCAACAGCGGTGCTTTCTGCAGGGGATCAGTGA
- a CDS encoding XRE family transcriptional regulator has protein sequence MRIFNGNRLKDARIYNGLTVEQLADVVNVSKQTISLYENSKSVPSTETIFSFTKELKFPVAYFYQPDLSLSTGSTYFRSLLTTKKKYRNQQIVKMNHVAAIYSILQEFVEFPQLHLPKVSECEPSQAAKILREFWGLGDGPLVNLMHIAELNGLIITKFETDTDDIDAFSQLIRINNVDIYIISLSSNKNVAVRYQFDIAHEIGHILLHGWSEDEEDLSREEFRLREKEANEFASSLLLPPNTFCKEIEKDPLNLEFYVYLKKKWQVSIQAMLYRANSAGILTQEQFQNLMKKIQYRHWRTLEPLDNVLPVLSPSVFEQAVSLLLNQGGYTSSEFMKELENSGLAMDYREVEGLLNLEKGMLKPLDDDTENRITLKLR, from the coding sequence ATGAGAATTTTTAATGGGAATCGCCTTAAGGATGCTAGGATTTATAATGGGCTGACTGTTGAACAGCTAGCTGATGTTGTAAATGTGTCCAAGCAGACAATTTCTCTATATGAAAACAGTAAATCCGTTCCATCCACAGAAACAATTTTTTCATTCACAAAAGAATTGAAATTTCCGGTAGCATATTTCTATCAGCCTGATCTGTCCTTAAGCACAGGTTCTACATATTTCCGTTCATTGTTGACAACTAAGAAAAAATATCGTAATCAACAAATTGTAAAAATGAATCATGTTGCAGCGATATATTCTATTCTTCAGGAATTTGTAGAGTTTCCCCAATTGCATTTACCAAAAGTCTCTGAATGTGAACCTTCGCAAGCAGCAAAAATATTAAGAGAGTTTTGGGGACTAGGAGATGGGCCTCTAGTTAATTTGATGCATATAGCAGAATTAAATGGTTTGATTATTACAAAATTTGAAACTGATACCGATGATATTGATGCGTTCAGCCAATTGATTCGTATAAATAATGTTGATATATACATTATTTCTCTTTCTAGCAATAAGAATGTTGCTGTAAGATATCAATTCGATATCGCCCATGAAATTGGGCATATCTTGCTTCATGGATGGAGTGAAGATGAAGAAGATTTAAGCCGTGAAGAATTCAGATTGCGAGAAAAGGAAGCAAATGAATTTGCTTCTTCGCTACTTTTACCACCGAACACTTTTTGCAAAGAGATTGAAAAGGACCCACTGAATCTTGAATTTTATGTTTATTTAAAAAAGAAATGGCAGGTATCAATTCAGGCTATGCTCTATAGGGCAAATTCTGCTGGGATTCTTACGCAAGAACAATTTCAGAATCTTATGAAGAAGATACAATATCGGCATTGGAGAACTTTAGAACCTTTGGATAATGTCCTTCCAGTTCTTTCCCCATCAGTTTTTGAACAAGCCGTTTCATTATTATTAAATCAAGGTGGATATACTTCCTCTGAATTTATGAAGGAACTGGAGAATAGTGGTTTGGCCATGGATTATCGTGAGGTAGAAGGACTTTTAAATCTTGAAAAGGGTATGCTTAAGCCTCTTGACGATGATACTGAAAATAGAATTACACTAAAATTGAGATAA
- a CDS encoding DUF5986 family protein produces MGNPLDTVSRSLSQYLLDAIQSAIEDLKVEESQFPTNTQNGRSGRFWDFLNTNIGKIPSSELSNYKLKFGSWGLLYILEQKSGIVFTLMRKQRFESLSTSKNDDIPRYIQASLLKNANQVSSLVQPELDLFIFSETKKEGENELFSQIFSDLTFHFPEQSITQYGIIIFGINDERVSYLKAIIPDMNLEPLFMKDMLAETKVQMPAIVPTFEEVKTVGLKLKDKAKKHKKAKEQSVGVRFIGEKADKQTPL; encoded by the coding sequence TTGGGAAATCCACTGGATACTGTTAGTAGAAGTCTTTCACAATATTTGCTCGATGCCATTCAGTCTGCAATAGAAGACTTAAAGGTGGAAGAGTCTCAATTTCCTACAAACACTCAGAATGGAAGAAGTGGTCGTTTTTGGGATTTCCTAAATACCAATATTGGAAAAATCCCATCATCCGAATTATCGAACTATAAGCTGAAGTTCGGATCTTGGGGATTGCTATATATTCTTGAACAAAAATCGGGAATTGTCTTTACGCTTATGAGAAAGCAACGATTTGAATCATTAAGTACATCAAAAAACGATGATATCCCAAGATATATACAAGCCTCTTTGCTGAAAAATGCTAATCAGGTTTCTAGCCTAGTGCAGCCTGAATTAGATTTATTCATATTTTCTGAAACAAAAAAAGAAGGAGAAAATGAATTATTTAGCCAAATATTTAGTGATTTGACTTTTCACTTCCCCGAACAGTCTATTACTCAATATGGAATTATCATTTTTGGTATAAATGACGAGCGCGTATCATATTTGAAAGCAATTATTCCCGATATGAATCTTGAGCCACTTTTTATGAAAGATATGCTTGCTGAAACCAAGGTTCAAATGCCTGCAATAGTTCCTACTTTCGAAGAAGTAAAAACTGTAGGACTGAAACTAAAAGATAAGGCAAAGAAGCATAAAAAAGCCAAGGAGCAATCAGTAGGAGTAAGATTTATTGGAGAAAAGGCTGACAAGCAAACCCCTCTGTAG